A stretch of the Sulfolobus acidocaldarius SUSAZ genome encodes the following:
- a CDS encoding cytochrome B6, whose protein sequence is MSLTERIKNVVWPKDTLSVVWLYTIGSIFWLGVLGIAAMNLRTFLTYNQNSPNVGELYYSALTIHGWAGMIAFVPLAAAAVIGFSMYKSKLSIIHTKQMAIFFWLSNILLAIAMAGSPDMGWYMYPPLAIESNSQFHAFLFYTTPQLMGMAYLVMSIAVILQTAAFVTLIADAYATKPKGERLNIFAAYGVAFSIVIAVTLPALAAATLWYTLYFFANVPVNNLLWAILFWFYGHPVVYYVPFPLFGALYYYIPQYAGRSLYSEKWARWNIYLLAIGTMGVWVHHLQTWPLPIVLREWVNLSTLILATGSGLTVLNLGLTILTSRKYDWKDPVGMGGLISLIGFILAGAQALVLPENSINPLFHNSYYVVGHFHLMIWTLIVMGFTTVFLDMLRTSFAGFNFSATSSKWMRIGMIWWTAPFMGVGYAMSIAGYLGFLRRMIAYPVIFQPYNLVESFLAEIGIPGLLLTLFLGMFDALAYASKQPVFSSPSVSNFSMQVDKGELVKKIDSKKGVNNVG, encoded by the coding sequence ATGAGTCTCACGGAGAGAATAAAAAATGTGGTTTGGCCAAAAGACACTCTAAGTGTAGTTTGGCTATATACTATAGGTTCTATATTTTGGTTAGGAGTGCTAGGAATAGCTGCAATGAACTTAAGGACATTTCTGACCTATAACCAGAATTCCCCTAATGTAGGCGAACTGTATTACAGTGCTCTGACAATACACGGATGGGCTGGCATGATAGCCTTTGTGCCACTAGCTGCAGCAGCAGTAATAGGTTTCTCCATGTATAAGAGCAAATTGTCCATAATTCACACTAAACAGATGGCGATATTCTTCTGGTTATCAAATATCCTGTTAGCAATCGCTATGGCTGGCTCCCCTGATATGGGCTGGTATATGTATCCTCCCTTAGCAATCGAGTCAAATAGTCAGTTTCACGCTTTCCTATTTTACACAACACCCCAGCTAATGGGAATGGCTTATTTGGTAATGTCAATAGCAGTTATATTGCAGACTGCAGCCTTTGTTACACTTATTGCAGATGCCTATGCAACTAAGCCTAAGGGTGAAAGACTAAACATATTTGCAGCTTATGGTGTAGCGTTCTCGATTGTGATAGCAGTTACCCTTCCTGCGTTGGCAGCAGCGACACTCTGGTATACCTTATACTTCTTTGCAAATGTGCCTGTAAACAACTTACTTTGGGCAATCCTGTTCTGGTTCTACGGTCATCCCGTAGTCTATTATGTACCGTTCCCTCTATTTGGTGCACTCTACTATTACATACCTCAGTATGCTGGTAGATCTTTATATAGCGAGAAGTGGGCTAGATGGAATATATATTTACTAGCAATAGGAACAATGGGAGTTTGGGTTCACCACCTACAGACTTGGCCCCTACCAATTGTGTTGAGGGAATGGGTGAACTTATCCACACTTATATTGGCAACAGGATCTGGACTGACAGTACTTAACTTAGGTCTGACAATCCTCACTTCAAGGAAGTATGACTGGAAGGACCCTGTTGGAATGGGTGGGTTAATATCTTTGATAGGTTTTATACTAGCCGGAGCCCAAGCATTGGTTCTACCTGAGAACTCAATAAATCCCCTGTTCCACAACTCATACTATGTGGTTGGACACTTCCACCTTATGATATGGACATTAATAGTAATGGGTTTCACGACAGTGTTTCTTGACATGTTAAGGACGAGTTTTGCCGGGTTTAACTTTAGTGCAACATCATCTAAGTGGATGAGGATAGGTATGATATGGTGGACTGCTCCTTTCATGGGTGTAGGATACGCTATGTCAATCGCAGGTTATTTAGGTTTTTTAAGAAGAATGATAGCTTATCCTGTCATATTCCAGCCCTATAATTTAGTGGAATCGTTCCTAGCCGAAATAGGCATACCCGGTTTGCTCCTCACGTTATTTCTGGGGATGTTCGATGCTTTAGCTTATGCATCAAAGCAACCTGTTTTTTCATCACCATCTGTAAGTAATTTTAGTATGCAGGTTGATAAGGGTGAACTGGTAAAGAAAATTGATAGTAAGAAAGGGGTGAATAATGTTGGTTGA
- a CDS encoding NRAMP family Mn2+/Fe2+ transporter, translating into MSINDVVKLFGSAWIVMMADVDAASILTGVADGQTYGYRLIILLLVLTLPLFIVQDAAGRVGAVNNGKGLGTILREKFSQKFALVAAIPMFLVDLFTYVIEYVGIAVGSLMIGVPVYISLPLFFVIHLSIVLTRTYEKMEKTLLGISIFLIVAFIVQALLRGVSPNQELLYFSTSRSFLFFLAANIGAVVMPFMIFYQASATAYKYDNSDLGKDIKVKWSSLETFIGALVSELLMVAIEVSTTGLSSSIDPLNYREMSYALSAISGSYSPYLFGIGLICGGLLALIVESLGSAWGTLEALNKHNYKNVTLLYISESIPAVLIAFVFSHNYEQIVNTILSLMSVTPIIVFIPSLFVGLLVSDKKIMGKYSYSRRRLVIYWITVALLLLSGIISLF; encoded by the coding sequence ATGAGTATTAATGATGTCGTAAAGCTGTTTGGTTCTGCATGGATAGTAATGATGGCTGATGTTGACGCCGCTAGTATATTGACAGGAGTTGCTGATGGACAAACATATGGTTACAGGCTGATAATTCTGCTGTTAGTTCTCACGCTTCCGCTTTTCATAGTTCAGGATGCTGCAGGAAGAGTAGGAGCTGTAAACAATGGAAAAGGATTAGGGACTATTCTGAGGGAAAAGTTCTCACAGAAGTTTGCCCTAGTCGCTGCAATTCCCATGTTTTTAGTTGACCTTTTCACTTATGTTATTGAATATGTCGGGATTGCTGTTGGCTCTCTAATGATTGGTGTTCCAGTCTATATAAGTTTACCATTATTCTTTGTGATCCATTTATCAATTGTGTTAACTAGGACTTATGAAAAGATGGAAAAGACATTATTAGGCATATCGATTTTTCTTATAGTCGCATTTATAGTTCAAGCACTTCTAAGAGGAGTTTCCCCAAACCAAGAACTATTGTACTTTTCCACCTCTAGGTCCTTCCTATTCTTCTTAGCTGCAAACATTGGAGCAGTTGTTATGCCCTTCATGATATTTTATCAAGCCTCTGCTACTGCATATAAATATGATAACTCAGATCTGGGCAAAGACATTAAGGTGAAGTGGTCATCACTGGAGACATTTATAGGGGCTTTAGTGTCAGAGCTGTTAATGGTAGCTATCGAGGTATCGACTACAGGGTTGTCCTCTTCTATTGATCCCTTAAATTACAGGGAGATGTCATATGCCTTATCTGCCATAAGTGGTTCATACTCACCGTACTTGTTTGGAATAGGTCTAATATGTGGAGGCTTATTGGCTCTGATAGTTGAATCTTTAGGAAGTGCTTGGGGTACATTGGAAGCACTAAATAAACATAACTACAAGAACGTAACTCTTCTGTATATATCGGAGTCTATTCCAGCAGTCCTTATTGCGTTCGTATTCAGTCATAATTATGAACAGATAGTTAACACTATATTATCTTTAATGTCCGTAACACCTATAATAGTCTTCATCCCTTCCCTCTTTGTAGGGCTCCTGGTTAGTGATAAGAAGATAATGGGTAAGTACAGTTACAGCAGGAGAAGGCTGGTAATTTATTGGATTACAGTAGCTCTACTTTTATTAAGTGGAATAATATCCTTATTCTGA
- a CDS encoding major facilitator transporter, with amino-acid sequence MNSDNLSLFVVVLGTLMSAIDTTIVLLAIPTITQELRADLSIIIWVIIIYLLIIAVFTTQLGRIGDIYGRSRLYNMGFLIFTIGSALCGASLSAVDLVAFRAIQGLGAAMMQANSGAIIADLFPPNKRGRAYGYTSIGWNAGATLGIVLGGFITTFIGWRYIFYINVPIGILAILLGLRYIKTNERRKVKLDILGMAFLLVSLSLIAYGSADIAGAGVRSLNIYLISGGIILLLIFFLLERRQEFPIIDLKAFKGSRVFTYSLLASFLQTTGYLATAFIIIMYLQGIRGLSPFDASVLLVPGYVLASIVSPFTGRLSDRIGARIPATIGLGLMIIAVLIYLSIGLDTPLYVVIIASVIGGLGSSLFFPANNSAIMANAPRGFYGGASGLSRTLANIGTLLSYVIVLSVASVTIPREVAFEVFLGTTNLIGGVASSFLIGLKSAFYVSIGILVVALILSALRGKEARAQLSADKS; translated from the coding sequence ATGAATTCTGATAACCTGTCCTTATTTGTGGTGGTACTTGGAACTCTTATGTCTGCAATAGATACCACAATAGTACTCTTAGCAATTCCCACCATAACACAAGAATTAAGGGCAGACCTGTCAATAATTATCTGGGTCATAATCATATACTTACTCATTATAGCAGTATTTACAACTCAGTTAGGTCGAATTGGAGACATATATGGTAGGTCTAGGTTGTATAACATGGGTTTTCTGATCTTCACCATAGGCTCTGCCTTATGCGGTGCGTCTTTGTCAGCAGTTGATCTGGTTGCCTTTAGGGCGATTCAAGGACTAGGAGCAGCGATGATGCAGGCGAATAGTGGTGCTATTATTGCGGACTTATTTCCTCCTAATAAGAGGGGTAGGGCTTATGGTTACACATCCATAGGCTGGAATGCAGGGGCTACGTTGGGAATAGTTCTAGGGGGGTTCATTACAACATTCATAGGTTGGAGGTATATATTTTACATCAATGTACCAATTGGAATACTAGCGATATTACTGGGTTTAAGATATATAAAGACCAATGAGAGACGAAAAGTGAAACTGGATATATTAGGGATGGCATTCCTTTTGGTTTCCTTGTCGTTGATTGCGTATGGCAGTGCAGATATTGCTGGTGCAGGCGTGAGGTCATTAAACATTTACCTTATCTCTGGAGGAATTATTCTCTTGCTCATATTCTTCCTCTTGGAGAGGAGACAAGAGTTTCCGATCATAGATCTTAAAGCGTTTAAGGGCAGTAGAGTGTTTACATACTCACTTTTAGCCTCTTTCCTGCAGACAACGGGTTATTTGGCTACTGCATTCATAATTATCATGTACCTGCAAGGAATTAGGGGACTCTCCCCCTTTGATGCTTCAGTATTACTGGTCCCTGGTTATGTTTTAGCCAGTATCGTCTCTCCATTTACAGGGAGATTATCAGATAGGATAGGGGCTAGAATACCTGCAACAATAGGCTTGGGTTTAATGATAATAGCAGTGCTTATCTACCTCTCTATTGGACTAGACACTCCACTGTATGTAGTGATCATTGCATCGGTGATAGGCGGTCTAGGGTCATCTCTTTTCTTCCCCGCAAATAATAGTGCTATAATGGCTAATGCGCCAAGGGGATTTTACGGTGGAGCCTCAGGGTTATCAAGGACGCTAGCCAATATAGGGACATTGTTAAGTTATGTTATTGTGTTGAGTGTAGCCTCTGTAACAATACCAAGAGAAGTTGCATTCGAGGTTTTCTTAGGTACAACTAACCTCATAGGTGGTGTGGCTAGCTCTTTCCTAATAGGGTTAAAGTCCGCATTTTATGTCTCAATAGGGATTTTGGTAGTGGCACTTATCTTATCAGCACTTAGAGGAAAAGAGGCTAGAGCGCAACTCTCAGCTGACAAGAGTTAA
- a CDS encoding sulfocyanin — MFIYLVVQGSSLNYNGTSNGQMRIYVPAGWNVLVKLTNPQSLPHNALIVLNNTAIPNNGNISADGKIMLYVGVNATDYYDNGISGGQSAVAVLPNIPAGYYWIACGYYYHAESGMWVVLVASNSVTVPYAIVNS; from the coding sequence GTGTTTATTTATCTAGTTGTACAAGGGAGTTCCCTAAACTATAATGGCACCTCTAATGGTCAAATGAGAATTTACGTACCTGCAGGATGGAATGTGTTAGTGAAATTAACTAACCCTCAATCTTTACCCCATAACGCCCTAATAGTGCTAAACAATACAGCAATTCCCAACAACGGAAATATATCAGCTGATGGTAAGATCATGCTATATGTAGGAGTTAATGCTACAGACTACTATGATAATGGTATATCCGGTGGACAGTCTGCTGTAGCAGTACTACCTAATATTCCAGCCGGTTACTACTGGATAGCATGTGGATACTATTATCATGCAGAGTCTGGTATGTGGGTTGTATTAGTCGCATCCAATTCCGTTACTGTGCCATATGCAATTGTGAATAGTTAG
- a CDS encoding Rieske (2Fe-2S) protein: protein MRPRSGGIPIIKRDDLIFSLKLVRKMRNPKTRFDEAEFVKNGRDYLFNYAEKNVGPLDPSRRAFLKAVLIGIGVAAVASAVPIVSYLNQPEISLNSFPWVIIVDSSGNPIKASQLQVNNPEILIFEYPMEGDITFLLNLGDENDNPIQVPPATVTIPENGVTYSFPGGVGPNNSIVAYSAICQHLGCAPPEIHFYPPKYMKVGLPTPNYLPDVALQAAQQANAPGIIHCDCHGSSYDPYHGASVLTGPTVRPLPYVQLYWDSNTDFLYAVGMNQKAPVIIGHSSDLSGYAYLSSYDESTGCKKLLLNSNQTPSNCYTEVQNYGNTFQG, encoded by the coding sequence ATGAGACCTAGATCTGGAGGAATTCCAATTATAAAGCGGGATGATCTTATATTTTCATTGAAATTAGTAAGAAAGATGAGGAATCCAAAAACTAGATTTGATGAGGCTGAATTTGTAAAGAATGGTAGAGATTATCTATTTAACTATGCAGAAAAGAATGTGGGTCCTTTAGATCCCAGTAGGAGAGCCTTTTTAAAGGCTGTTCTAATTGGAATCGGTGTAGCAGCAGTTGCCAGTGCTGTTCCAATCGTGTCTTACCTTAACCAACCTGAAATTTCCTTGAATAGTTTTCCCTGGGTCATTATAGTGGACTCCAGTGGTAATCCCATTAAAGCCTCACAACTGCAAGTAAATAACCCAGAGATCCTTATATTTGAGTACCCCATGGAGGGAGATATAACTTTCCTCTTGAACCTTGGTGACGAGAATGACAATCCAATTCAAGTACCTCCAGCTACAGTCACAATACCCGAAAATGGTGTAACATACTCATTCCCTGGAGGAGTGGGTCCCAACAATTCCATCGTAGCTTATTCAGCTATATGCCAACACCTCGGTTGTGCTCCACCTGAAATACACTTCTACCCTCCAAAATATATGAAAGTTGGGCTTCCAACACCTAACTACTTACCTGATGTAGCTTTACAGGCAGCTCAACAGGCTAATGCACCAGGTATAATCCATTGTGACTGCCACGGTTCTTCTTATGACCCATATCATGGTGCATCTGTGCTTACTGGACCAACAGTTAGACCACTTCCTTATGTTCAGTTATATTGGGATTCAAACACAGACTTCCTATATGCCGTTGGCATGAATCAGAAGGCACCAGTAATAATCGGACATTCGTCTGATCTTTCAGGTTATGCTTACTTATCCTCGTACGACGAGTCCACGGGTTGTAAAAAGTTACTGTTAAATAGTAACCAGACACCTTCAAATTGTTACACAGAAGTACAAAACTATGGAAATACCTTTCAGGGATGA
- a CDS encoding MFS transporter has translation MAKYESFLLVISSSLFGISMGANTIIMSLYLLSLGLNPLTIGELLSGSIIIGALISLTLSFLGDMYGRKKFSIISRGISTLSLFFLFLGYPLAYLFYQTWGSGSLIMSLLAERSESFQRLLGVRQSLTILLSVAGSLLPLVLTYKEILLIEVIINLISLLLLFPVKESYKGYRNMALKSLGTIGKFSTEALIGLGAGLVVPLMSLWFNLRFGVTSSQMSPVFAIADLTLAFSTYFSVIIAEKIGGVKTIVYLHATAIALLFLLPFSPSFIIGAIIFVTRNALMNMTSPVFQAMVLKLVPENERGRANGIVNLMFSIPRAFGPSIGGFYFNIGNYVLPFIITCSLYSLATVLFFLFFRNVRN, from the coding sequence ATGGCTAAATACGAGAGTTTTTTGCTTGTCATATCGTCATCGCTTTTCGGTATATCCATGGGGGCTAACACTATAATTATGTCCCTTTATCTCCTTTCATTAGGACTTAATCCTCTGACTATTGGTGAGTTATTATCAGGGTCAATAATCATTGGTGCATTGATTTCCTTAACCCTCTCTTTCCTAGGGGATATGTATGGGAGGAAAAAGTTCTCTATAATAAGTAGGGGTATAAGTACACTATCTCTATTCTTCTTGTTTCTGGGATATCCCTTAGCTTATCTGTTTTATCAGACTTGGGGATCAGGGAGTTTAATAATGTCTTTATTGGCAGAAAGATCTGAAAGTTTTCAGAGACTTTTAGGAGTTAGGCAAAGTCTAACAATCCTGTTATCAGTCGCTGGAAGTCTACTCCCCCTAGTACTTACTTATAAGGAGATATTGCTAATTGAGGTCATTATCAACTTAATTTCCCTACTACTGTTATTCCCCGTCAAGGAGAGTTATAAGGGATACAGAAACATGGCTCTTAAGAGTTTAGGGACAATAGGAAAGTTCTCGACAGAGGCTCTAATAGGTCTAGGGGCAGGACTAGTAGTTCCACTTATGTCACTATGGTTTAACCTCAGATTTGGGGTTACCAGCTCACAGATGAGTCCAGTGTTTGCAATAGCAGATCTAACATTAGCTTTTAGCACATATTTCTCAGTAATTATAGCTGAGAAGATTGGAGGAGTGAAAACAATAGTATACCTACATGCAACTGCAATTGCTCTTCTCTTCTTACTCCCTTTTTCTCCATCATTTATTATCGGCGCAATAATTTTTGTAACAAGAAACGCATTGATGAATATGACCTCTCCCGTATTTCAGGCTATGGTGCTGAAGTTAGTTCCAGAGAACGAGAGAGGTAGGGCGAATGGAATAGTTAATTTGATGTTCTCTATACCCAGAGCCTTTGGACCTAGTATAGGGGGTTTTTATTTTAATATAGGTAACTATGTATTACCCTTCATAATAACTTGTTCCCTTTATAGTCTAGCTACAGTTCTTTTCTTCCTGTTCTTCAGGAATGTTAGAAATTAG
- a CDS encoding MFS transporter, producing MSKPFKPLDEKNLSWFHFKSMITTGMGVFTDGYDLSSIGIVLLTVLQTFGITKTNPDYSLYVSLITGSALMGSAVGAILFGFLSNKGRKTFYGVDVVILTIGALLQSLVVDPVQLIIARFILGLGIGADYVLSPMIMAEHSNARDRGKMLALGFGLFWGFGATTSALLYLGLSSIGLNPQLVWKVVLAAGAIPAASVIYLRRKIPETARYLGRIKGDLKELNSVIKSVTGEEYSVNTDLRDRNNFRFYLMKFWRQFLAACVLWFLFDIVAYAGNLFGPSLIASSLGINPGVFQIMIEGLFVIPGGIVALMLVDRIGRKPLQTIGFIGMALALLGFSLYKSFALSFSPIIAFLIYGLNNFASQAGPGSVSAVGILGVELAPTKIRGFVQSLTVASGRIGAALTAFVFPSLFTEYGESFAIGFLSAVAIVSAIVTLISIPETKDKSLEETSGELKILSA from the coding sequence ATGAGTAAACCCTTTAAGCCTTTAGATGAGAAGAATCTGAGCTGGTTTCACTTCAAGTCAATGATAACTACTGGGATGGGAGTATTCACAGATGGTTATGATCTATCCTCTATAGGCATAGTATTGCTCACCGTGTTGCAGACTTTCGGAATAACAAAGACTAACCCAGACTATTCATTATATGTCTCCTTAATAACTGGTTCAGCCCTCATGGGATCAGCAGTTGGAGCTATACTTTTTGGATTTTTATCTAATAAGGGGAGGAAGACCTTTTACGGAGTAGATGTTGTGATTTTGACGATAGGTGCACTACTTCAATCCCTAGTTGTTGACCCAGTACAACTAATTATTGCTAGGTTCATATTGGGATTAGGTATAGGCGCAGACTATGTGCTATCGCCAATGATAATGGCGGAGCACTCAAATGCTAGGGACAGAGGGAAGATGTTGGCGTTAGGCTTTGGTCTATTTTGGGGATTTGGTGCAACAACATCAGCGCTATTATACTTAGGTCTTTCGAGTATTGGACTTAACCCTCAACTTGTATGGAAAGTGGTATTAGCAGCAGGAGCAATACCTGCAGCGTCTGTAATTTACCTCAGAAGGAAAATACCTGAGACTGCTAGATACTTGGGGAGAATTAAGGGAGATTTAAAGGAGTTGAACAGTGTCATAAAGAGTGTGACTGGAGAGGAGTATTCAGTGAACACCGATTTAAGAGACAGAAACAACTTCAGATTCTACCTAATGAAATTTTGGAGGCAGTTTTTAGCTGCTTGTGTTCTATGGTTCCTGTTCGATATAGTAGCTTATGCAGGAAATCTATTCGGTCCTTCGCTTATAGCCTCAAGCCTAGGAATTAACCCTGGAGTATTTCAGATAATGATAGAAGGGTTGTTTGTGATCCCAGGTGGAATAGTTGCCCTTATGTTAGTTGATAGGATAGGTAGGAAACCATTGCAGACAATAGGCTTTATTGGAATGGCATTAGCTCTCCTGGGTTTCTCGTTATACAAGAGCTTTGCATTGAGTTTTTCACCCATAATAGCTTTCCTAATATACGGTCTCAATAACTTTGCAAGTCAAGCTGGACCTGGTTCAGTGAGTGCAGTTGGAATTTTAGGTGTCGAGTTAGCTCCAACTAAGATACGAGGATTTGTTCAGTCATTGACCGTAGCCTCTGGAAGGATTGGTGCTGCCTTGACTGCCTTTGTATTTCCGTCGCTCTTCACAGAATACGGTGAGTCATTTGCTATAGGCTTCCTAAGTGCCGTAGCCATAGTATCAGCTATAGTTACACTGATCTCAATACCTGAGACAAAGGATAAGTCCTTGGAGGAGACTTCAGGAGAGCTTAAAATTTTAAGCGCGTGA
- a CDS encoding isochorismatase — translation MSYFNPEEIKKLINKGNSVLVVWDVQDTLVNSTFNKEEFIAKTKELIEAARSIGVPIVYTMITPYPERFQSKVNLRRIFNPGDINKEVYPREGDVILRKNTPSIFVGTNFELMLRHGGYIAIVFTGIATEIGVETSARHAQALGFIPVIAKEAVSSADKQAHERSLANMTKLSLVLNNKEIIELWQR, via the coding sequence ATGTCCTATTTTAACCCTGAAGAGATAAAGAAATTGATAAATAAGGGTAATTCGGTTTTAGTGGTCTGGGACGTTCAGGACACTTTAGTAAATTCTACATTTAATAAGGAGGAGTTTATCGCTAAGACTAAGGAGCTTATTGAAGCTGCTAGATCAATTGGAGTGCCAATTGTGTATACTATGATTACACCTTATCCTGAACGATTTCAATCAAAGGTAAACTTAAGGAGAATATTTAACCCAGGGGATATAAACAAAGAGGTTTATCCTAGGGAAGGTGATGTAATATTAAGGAAGAATACCCCTAGTATATTCGTTGGGACAAACTTTGAATTGATGTTAAGACATGGTGGTTATATTGCAATAGTATTCACTGGCATAGCTACTGAAATAGGTGTCGAAACCTCTGCAAGGCATGCACAGGCACTAGGTTTTATCCCTGTCATAGCAAAGGAGGCAGTGTCTTCAGCAGATAAGCAAGCCCATGAGAGATCACTTGCCAACATGACCAAATTATCTCTAGTACTTAATAATAAAGAAATAATAGAGTTATGGCAGAGATAA
- a CDS encoding quinol oxidase subunit 2 has product MDIKEHAEEIWFIVMLVLVVIFFSWNVYYLSTGKSFSLDYGLPTYAGLPEQAQKAVQYFNSHPPPPGQYSEVINGMLVVNLTVTQYKWTPDLIVVNKSEPVILIINSPQVDTGFYLRTPDGVINLNNVAGITSYAYFVINQPGNYTWRDAEYAGYNSSYMTGTIEVVG; this is encoded by the coding sequence ATGGATATTAAGGAACATGCTGAAGAGATCTGGTTCATCGTCATGCTAGTTCTAGTAGTTATATTCTTCAGCTGGAACGTATATTACTTATCCACAGGAAAGAGCTTCTCACTTGACTATGGTTTACCAACATACGCAGGATTACCTGAACAAGCCCAAAAAGCAGTCCAATACTTCAACTCTCACCCTCCACCACCAGGGCAATACTCGGAAGTAATAAACGGGATGTTGGTAGTCAATCTTACTGTGACACAATATAAGTGGACCCCTGATTTAATTGTAGTGAACAAGAGCGAACCAGTGATCTTGATCATAAATTCTCCACAAGTTGATACCGGGTTTTACTTGAGAACACCTGACGGAGTGATCAACCTCAATAATGTGGCTGGGATAACGAGCTATGCGTATTTTGTAATTAATCAGCCAGGTAACTACACGTGGAGAGATGCGGAGTATGCGGGTTACAACTCGTCTTACATGACTGGTACGATAGAGGTGGTGGGCTGA
- a CDS encoding cytochrome B, whose translation MLVEEKKAGIIDSILERLGINEAPLFRTPDYMYNVSYWLGAMVAASFAYTIITGLFLLLYYQPAFAYQSTQTLINSVPYGSVLLFSHLYGSYIMILLAYIHMFRNFYKGAYKKPRELQWVTGVILLTLTLGASFFGYSLVSDVLGVNAIDIGDQLLVGTGIPGATAIVGWLFGPGGSAALSSSPLVRSELFDRLLGWHVIMVFLLGVLFLFHFMLSERYGMTPATREKPKVPSYYTKEEQEKFNPWWPRNFVYMLSIVLITWGIILFVPNLLANINGLPIVINPYPAPQAGSPQAVSVQPYPPWFFLFLFKLVDFLLPNGIPITPILTLALLVVGLLILILLPFLDPSDSLYVTRRKFWTWIMTTLAVYLVELSIWGYLQPGVPEPTSAQIEFLGSPLVIIGIIVYLWPTDRKTKTVSPTTTDSRVIKMNITPMEILLGAVGTLSFAATLFNFIQFPTLINGIILVPLGLFAIYALRRISFYVLGGKPVASVGNSNSRVSVRKKIAFFGIIALFIISLVLLGLMWTLPSVGPQATYAGMDLGVILMLWGAAIQLYHYEIFVKE comes from the coding sequence ATGTTGGTTGAAGAGAAGAAAGCAGGAATAATAGATTCGATTTTAGAAAGATTAGGAATAAATGAGGCACCCCTGTTCAGGACTCCAGATTATATGTATAATGTATCTTACTGGCTCGGAGCTATGGTTGCTGCATCATTTGCCTATACAATAATAACCGGTCTCTTCCTCCTCCTTTACTACCAGCCTGCATTTGCATATCAGTCAACCCAAACTCTGATTAACAGTGTACCTTACGGTTCAGTTTTACTGTTCAGTCACCTGTACGGTTCATATATTATGATTCTTCTAGCCTACATTCACATGTTCAGAAACTTCTACAAAGGAGCATACAAGAAACCTAGAGAGTTACAGTGGGTGACAGGAGTTATACTACTTACTTTGACCCTAGGGGCTTCCTTCTTTGGATACAGCCTAGTCAGTGATGTCTTAGGAGTAAATGCAATTGATATTGGTGATCAGCTTTTAGTGGGTACGGGTATACCTGGGGCAACTGCAATAGTTGGATGGCTATTTGGACCTGGTGGTAGTGCTGCGTTGTCCTCTAGTCCACTGGTGAGGTCTGAGCTGTTTGACAGACTTTTAGGTTGGCACGTAATTATGGTGTTCTTGTTAGGTGTACTCTTCTTGTTCCACTTTATGCTTTCTGAAAGGTATGGAATGACTCCTGCAACAAGGGAGAAGCCCAAGGTTCCTTCCTACTACACTAAGGAGGAGCAAGAGAAGTTCAACCCATGGTGGCCAAGAAACTTTGTGTACATGCTGTCGATTGTACTGATAACTTGGGGGATTATTCTGTTTGTACCTAACCTGTTAGCTAACATAAATGGATTGCCTATAGTTATTAATCCATACCCAGCTCCCCAAGCTGGATCTCCTCAGGCAGTTAGCGTTCAGCCTTATCCACCGTGGTTCTTCCTATTTCTGTTCAAGCTTGTTGACTTCCTGTTGCCTAATGGAATACCAATAACTCCGATACTCACTTTGGCATTGCTAGTCGTAGGATTACTGATCTTAATATTACTTCCATTCCTGGACCCATCAGACTCGTTGTACGTAACGAGAAGGAAATTCTGGACATGGATAATGACTACGTTAGCAGTTTATCTAGTGGAGCTATCTATCTGGGGATACCTCCAACCTGGCGTTCCAGAGCCAACATCTGCCCAGATTGAGTTCCTTGGATCTCCACTGGTGATAATAGGTATAATTGTGTATTTATGGCCCACTGATAGAAAAACTAAGACCGTGAGCCCAACTACAACTGACTCTAGGGTAATAAAGATGAATATCACTCCTATGGAGATATTGCTAGGAGCTGTGGGGACACTGTCATTTGCTGCTACACTATTCAATTTCATCCAATTCCCAACACTTATAAACGGTATAATTCTGGTACCACTTGGTCTATTTGCAATATACGCATTAAGGAGGATATCGTTCTACGTCCTAGGAGGTAAGCCTGTCGCTTCAGTAGGAAATTCCAATTCAAGAGTAAGTGTAAGGAAGAAGATTGCCTTCTTTGGAATTATTGCTTTGTTCATAATTTCGCTCGTATTACTAGGTCTAATGTGGACTTTACCTAGTGTAGGTCCCCAAGCCACATATGCTGGTATGGATCTTGGTGTGATATTAATGTTGTGGGGAGCTGCTATTCAGCTCTATCATTATGAAATATTTGTTAAGGAGTGA